The genomic stretch CACTGGGCATCTTAGAAAACTAACCCTCTCAAATTGTTCTTTTCCAaaccaaacaaacaacaaataaacatcaaatatatatattaaatgagtttactttctacTGCCAGGATTAATGAGACTGCTTCCCTTTTTTGGTCTCCGTTTCGCTTGTTGACGATTTCTCTTCATATCTGGCTCTGCAATCGGAAAACAAAGAACACCATTTTACACTCGgtccacacacaaaaaaacttgaaaactcTACACATTCTGTACAAGCAACGGACTTATAAGCAAAAATAGTACAAATAAACTTTGCAGTAGATATCAGTTTCTTTCAGATTATTTAGTAGCTACTTCTCTGCTGATACTTGTACTGCAAATCATTATACCCACGACCGAAATTTTAATCTTCACTTCACTCTCAGAGATTTactcaaaatatttatttgtggCACGAAGTTGGTGAAATTATTCCGAAAGAACTCTTTTATGCCTAAAAGTCTATTACAATTGTATtattacagtagacgtccgttaattcgaatgccgcttaatttgaactttccgttatttctAACAAATTGCCAAGTCCCTTAAGTTTGGTTTAACAAAGTATTTTGAGCTGTTTAATTCGAACTctgctaattcgaacatttcgctaattcaaacaattttttccCAAGGCTGCATTATGGTCGTTAATTCGAAATTTTGTGTATCGATAGATAAAATCttatgggaaaataaaaaaaaaaacgttttcatttttattcatttttattacatcaatggtggcaaaatttctttcaatgtatcaattaaattggcattttcaataatataaagtttacaaggaatttaGAGGCCTTGCCCATTGCCAGGCAAGCAACGgttaaagatttttataaaaagttgtagtaaagttgtaataaagttatattagcctttaaacgtttattaaaattcttgttttttctgaacttccgataatccgaacattcgtCAGCAAATAATTAGTCCCTTGCGTGTTCAAATTAACAGACGTCTACTGTACataaatgttaaaagttgaaGCGCGCTTACCGAAAGGACTCAATCGTCCTGGAGAAGTGATGCCAGTAGCAATTCTCTCAGAATTTTTCAAATCACTGACTTGGTCTGTCAAATCTATAAACAAAATGCACCTTAGAAAAAAGACCTGCCAtcagaagaatttttttgaaaaaaaaaaaaaactacaagtaagTTATATAAGTCGCCTTTTATTTGTTCATTTAAGCTATCGACAGTTCCAGCTAGGTGAAAAAAGATGTATTGAAAAAGTTCTTTTCTTTGCGCAGCAGTTGTTGGGTGTAGCGTGAGTGTGAAAGATAAGGAGCCTGAACCGAAACGCACGATGAAACTCTCTGATATGGGAGATATGCTGAAGTCACCAGTGGCAAAAGACGACCTGAACaggaaaaattattatttaattatttttatatctacTAAATTCAAGGCgaagttgataaaaaaattctgcAGATGTTGCTCAGGTTTGTTAAGCAGAGTTTACATTAACAGATTTTGTCTGACAGATTTATCTAATTCGACAAAAAATCCGATAGTGTTTACAGAAAAATTGAAAGCTTTTTTGTCATCAAATTTGTCGTTTGAAGAGAATTAACCAATGATGTAACAGTTTGTTTCATTAAATATTAATGATTTGAAAACTCGCATGATTTCGAAAGTACGagagaaaaaaaacatcttccaaaaaatcaaaatgccaAAACCGAAATTTTTAGTGAAATTTTGAAAGGGGAAAAAGCTCTATGAAATGTAAAAAGTCCTTTGTACAAAAACAGGGATGAGAAAGCAAAGGCAATTATCCGCATTTGCGATTAATTAGAAATGAGCCAACAATTTATCTAAAATCTTCTCTTTCGCTGTTTTCGTTGCTTTTCAGTATAACTGTTGCAGCAGCAGCACGACTTCTCGCGTGGTAGGAAACcgtgttgaaaagaaaaagaaaaaatttcgacATCTGATACAAATGTAAACGCAAGAATCTGATATGGATAATTAATCAGAAAAATCTTCAGACAAAATCTGATAGTGTAAACACTGCTTTAGAAGTGATACATTCAACAAATCTTTAATACCTAATAAttgagaaaaaactttcttttgaTCCACAGTCTGCATCGGTGACCTGAAAATCAGACAGTAGcaacataaatataaaataacacaATACAACCATAAAGGGGAATACCAAACGGGACGTTGGCGGGGAGGTGATGACCATCGAGAACAAAAACATCACATTGAACATTTAAATTGGCTGAAATTGAAGTTTCCTGCAAACACATTCATAATTTATTCCATATAAACACTTGCCTTgctttaaaaatcaattttcctgataaaaaaggctttaaaattttctaaccagctagctagttatattcttctaaattttaCATAGTAACACAAGTGCTTCACATTTTTATCGAGAAATTAGACAATTCTGACAATTCAACAAGGATTTGCCTAAAtactaaaagaaagaaaaattctaTCAGAGGTGTGCGAAAATTAAGGGGAGCAATTTTGGGAGGAAATAGTTAAGGAAAGCAAAACTAAAGAGACGAGAATTAAATTAACTCGTTTTTAGTTTCAATACAAATACatttgatcctatacattattttgatcagattcaacctctacacattacaagcaaagaataaaccaaattttgccaatttttttggATCTGCACTGCTgaaatcagcaaaaaatctaaaacatccTATTTTTTCACTGCCCTTCagtctaagtggatttctccacaggcTTTATCGATTAGTACTGTTTCAATACAAATGCCAATACCAATGCAGTTCTACATAAAAATGTGTCGAATAGACTACAATGCCTGCTAAACAAGTTATAGTAATATGCAGTGCATGAAGTTTATGTCAAAAGTTGCAGAATGGtgctaaaagtgaaaaaaaaaattacctacATATGTGTCTAAGCAGTCTTCTTCCAATTCTTTCACGCATATGTTGAAACCATCAGAAATGCttgaaacaaaatgtaaacTCCAAATATAAACTGAAGAATAAAATGAGTGTAAAATAAGTTTATGTGAAGCACTTTTgtattgaatttattttttaatcaatttcTACATTGATAGGCAAATTATCGAACATCAGTTAAACTTCAACTTTGTTGGCAACCATCTCAGATGAAGTTCTAGAAATTCAATAAATGGTACTGAACTTGATGCTTTATGTTAATCTTGTATTATTTAAAGAAACAACCTTTTTTGTTAGCAGACATATTCTAATTTTATTGATTAGACAAAAGTCAGATAACAATGTTTGTGTTGTGTTACTTATCTAAACAAAATAATACCATGCAAAAAATTACTCTACCATATGTTGACCACATCCTTTTGTGACGACACTTTGGTGAACAAGACATGTTTGATGTCATCTTGTACAATGTATCGGTGTAACGACTGTACTTGTTCTTTCTCAAAAATTGCAGTCATCCTTTTACATCTTTTACTCTGCAGTAAATTGAagaacacaacaaaaaatatcacactaatataacaatataaaaaaataaatataacagccatttttttttttttttaatttttctacttCAAATTCGCTTGTtacaaaaaaaaggtttttaaggcTATATTACATTTGCAAGTAGATAGTTGACGAATGCGTTTCATACAACAAAATTGACtggcttttaaattttttacgaaattttttgacttttggTAGACTTTTTGATCCATTTTATAAAATCCATGACTTGATTGTAcaggttttttagatcgcaaaACACCCTGCAATAAATACAAagatgtaattttaaaaaaagtcaaccTTTTACCATCTAAAGATGCTAGTTATTTAAGATCATAAGTATTTTCTCACTAACATTGCCACCACAGTGCAATATCCATAGATTTCTTAAAGAATATTAAGTTGGATTTCCATCCAAGAAACAAAACAGATAGAAAAATAATACTTTTCTTCGTACTattcttttgtgtttttgttgttgtcaaatTTTAGAAATCACAATTTCTCAATCATTTTCTGTTTTTGAGTGGAAATTTAGAATTGCACTAAAATTTATTGGGTTTCAAAGAATATTGCAAGGCCAATCATAAGTAAAGATAAAAACAGGTAAAAATTCATTTACTCTTTTTTCACGGTTATTCCTAATAGAAAATATCACAATGAAAAATAACAATCTAGCATTTATCCTGATTTTGTTCTTGTGTGTAGTAAAACCTGCTAAGAACTTTTTAGAAAGGGTTTTAACTGAGCATTGAGAATATTTAACTTGCACAACAAAACGCAATACATAGCTCCTCTTATGCAGCACAAAAAGTTCCATGAAGAAAGAATCACAGTGAATTTGATGGGGGAACTTTTTGAGATTCGATGTGGTAAATTGCTTTGAAATAGCACTAAAGTGCTCATAACATAAAAAGGTTGCTCAATATTGTTTTGGATTTCGCAATGAAAACATGTAGGCCTACAATAACTATGACAATATGGcaattacaaaaaaacaataataaattatataaatcaGAATATTACTTCTCCTTATTACAATACCTtatccaaaaataaaaatttggttATTTATAAAATTCCTTGTTGGAGAACACATACATATTATAACGATACTATACAcatataaaattaaagaaacggtctttaaaatttttgactaaaaatgaaaacatacaaTTTTATTTCGTAAATGCTCTAAGTCCTCAGCCGAGAGAAAATATTTCgatctgtttttatttaattgatGGTTCGATTCTAACATGTCTCTCAAGGTGCACACAAATGGTTTTGAAGACATAGCATGCATGCAAATAAGCATAATATTGCTATCATCCGAAATCTCAGGTAAACAAACACTATCTGAACGCATACTTTTCCCAATGTCTTTGACAGCAATTTTAACGCCATCAACAATATTCTTCATAACATAGCTTTTTTTATTAACGTTATCTGGTGTGCCTGGAAATATCACCCCAACAATTACGGCCCAGTGGGCTTGTTTAGCATTATAGCATCCTGGCGTGTGATCGTTTATGCTTTTGTCGTATGGCACAAGCATAGGAAAGCcattacaaatatttttgcaaatttcagGAACCAATGTTTCATTGAATTCTCTTACAAATAAGTTAACATTGAAAGCCTTTTGAGCTAAGTAAATAAGGTTATAAGCACAAAACAGTTCCCCATCATAACTTATACCTAATTTTATTGCAAATTCAAGAACAGACAAGTCTTCCATTGACAGGTTTAACTCAGGTTTGGAGTTTCTTGAAATACAACTACACACCTCAAGAGCCTGACTACTAGAACTGATGTTTATACTCTTTATCATATTAAGTGCTGATATTCCGCATGATGGACCTATTTGTTGTTGCCATGGTAACCGAATCACCCAACCAATATAATTCT from Hydractinia symbiolongicarpus strain clone_291-10 chromosome 12, HSymV2.1, whole genome shotgun sequence encodes the following:
- the LOC130622221 gene encoding uncharacterized protein LOC130622221 isoform X3, whose product is MTSNMSCSPKCRHKRMWSTYVYIWSLHFVSSISDGFNICVKELEEDCLDTYVTDADCGSKESFFSIIRSSFATGDFSISPISESFIVRFGSGSLSFTLTLHPTTAAQRKELFQYIFFHLAGTVDSLNEQIKDLTDQVSDLKNSERIATGITSPGRLSPFEPDMKRNRQQAKRRPKKGSSLINPGSRKKKMATGVVFDDD
- the LOC130622221 gene encoding uncharacterized protein LOC130622221 isoform X2, with the translated sequence MAVIFIFLYCYISVIFFVVFFNLLQSKRCKRMTAIFEKEQVQSLHRYIVQDDIKHVLFTKVSSQKDVVNICISDGFNICVKELEEDCLDTYVTDADCGSKESFFSIIRSSFATGDFSISPISESFIVRFGSGSLSFTLTLHPTTAAQRKELFQYIFFHLAGTVDSLNEQIKDLTDQVSDLKNSERIATGITSPGRLSPFEPDMKRNRQQAKRRPKKGSSLINPGSRKKKMATGVVFDDD
- the LOC130622221 gene encoding uncharacterized protein LOC130622221 isoform X1; its protein translation is MSKFLINKSNVRQYIHCALLHHETKYAEPAADIIAKEWNHSAGEKERNIESMIMKSKDTLPCHLALVIKSVVEVDNNCIENDYPEKTIVLEPSEEHDLVVAHVKLLKVDGRSDGQCCSCYSLVVMDRYRGLGLGRLLTEEAENYARSRGFGHIYLSTNDKVKFYEHIGYKKCEPVASLSANSKRLTSTQVSALEGVFAKRLNICNPTTCNSWLRKRLIQEYPLTEPMNLDCFIDILTEKLGNIFYDGKVEPCENYIGWVIRLPWQQQIGPSCGISALNMIKSINISSSSQALEVCSCISRNSKPELNLSMEDLSVLEFAIKLGISYDGELFCAYNLIYLAQKAFNVNLFVREFNETLVPEICKNICNGFPMLVPYDKSINDHTPGCYNAKQAHWAVIVGVIFPGTPDNVNKKSYVMKNIVDGVKIAVKDIGKSMRSDSVCLPEISDDSNIMLICMHAMSSKPFVCTLRDMLESNHQLNKNRSKYFLSAEDLEHLRNKIVCFHF